A window of Mobiluncus massiliensis genomic DNA:
CCGCCCCGGACACTCCGGAGCCCTCCGCTACCGTGGCCCAGACGCCGCAGACAGAAAAACCGATAGACGGGGCAGACATCGCCGCCCAGCTGAAATCCGGGAAAGCCCCGTCACTGATTCCGGCAAAACCTGAGGTCGCAGCTCCGGTGGTGCCCGAAGCAACCGAGCAGCCAGCATTAATGTCCGAAGCCTTGGCGGCGGCCGGGCAAACAGCTGGAAACACCGCGAATACAACCGCGGCGGGAGCGTCCAATGCGGGTAGCTCCGCGGTGAGCGCCGTGTCCGGCACCTCGGCTCAGACCACCCCCGTGGCATCTGCCGCGCCGGCCGCTGCTCCGGCTGCCTCCGCTCCGAACCCGGTGGCCCAAGCCGCCCCGACTTACGCCCCGAACTTGAGCCAGCAGCTCTTTGACCAGATGCAGCACCAGCTGTCGCGGTTGAAAGTGTTGGGTCAGGGTCAGCATCAGTTGAAGTTAGCCATCAACCCCGAGACCTTTGGTCCGGTGCGGGTGGCGGCGAACTTCCACGCTGACGGCACCGTGCATCTGCAGCTGTTGGGAGCTTCGGAGGCGGCGCGCGACCAGCTGCGCCAAGTGCTCAGCGACTTGCGCCGTGACCTGGCTTCCACCGGGTTGCAGGCGGATTTGGATGTGGCGGAAAACGCCCAAGAGTTTGCCCAGTTCACGGGCGCTGGAACCGGTTCTTCCGAGAGGGAAACCGGTCAGGCTGGCCAGGCGGGCGCAGCCGGTACGGATGGATCCGAAACTGAACCAGAAGACGTTGTGTCCAGGCCGAAGGTGGGTGACGTCCTGAAGGACGGCACTGATGGTTCGGTGGATATGTTCGCGTGATTGTGAGGAGAACACTATGCCAGTTGATGCAGTAAGCGCCGGCGCCAATCCGATTGTGGATAACTACACAATCGGGGCGAACGCCAAAGCGAAAGAGGACGCGAAAACCCTCGCCACCACCAAGGAAATGAGCGATGCCGAAAAGCAGGCCCTGTTCCTTAAGAAAATGAACGAGGGACAAAAGACCGATAAGGCTGCTCAAACGAAGGAAAACCCCGGCAAGCTGGGCAAGGACGACTTCATGAAGTTGCTGTTGGCGACGTTGAAGTACCAGGACCCGACCGAGCCGATGGATACCGCGAAGCTGCTGGAACAGACCTCGACCATGACGAACATGGAACAGATGATTCAGATGACCGAGGCCTCCAAGAAGTCTTTTGAGGCTCAGCAGCGCGCCCAGGGTACGACCATGGTCGGCAAGACGGCCGTGTATGACGCCGTTGATGCTGATGGCAACGCCGTGACGACCGCGGGCAAGATTGAAGCCGTGGAGTTCCTGGCTGACGGCAAGGTCCTGGCCCACATCGGCAACCAAAAGGTCGATATGAGCGACATTCTCGGTATCGCCGACCCGACTGACGACACGCCTTTGGATAAGGCCATCAAGGATGCCGTGCAGGCAGGCCAAAAGACAGGCGCGGCCACCGAACCCAATAACCCGCCGGCGGCTTCGGGAACTGCCACTGGAACCACCCCGAACCAGCCGGGAGCCACTCCCGCCCCGGCTACACAGACCACTAATCAAGGAAACAACACTCCAGCCCCCGCGGCTTCATAGAGCAAAGGAAAGAGAAAATGTTACGTTCACTATTTACCGGAATCTCGGGCTTGAGTGTCCACCAGACCATGCTCGATGTCACTTCCAACAACATCGCTAACGTCAATACCACCGGGTTTAAGAGCGCGTCGACTCGTTTTGAGGACACGTTCAGCCAGCT
This region includes:
- a CDS encoding flagellar hook-length control protein FliK produces the protein MIDIKNTNAAAVAAQMASQGAKTADTTAFESLMSALATEARTPDEGVARRGENHPGSARDSRPAPAKPSRVGATEPGASVRPSRTRHDNPGQPGNVRADKPERPERLERPGRPEKVAAKDSTTPKDRADKAKPADEPAQDTTKSADTEQTAETTPAADTAANTVVAPQTGTDMAAEIVETLTETAETTPEVVSEESAVPLTPEETTAQTPAPALETETAAPETEEPALTQPEAAPDTPEPSATVAQTPQTEKPIDGADIAAQLKSGKAPSLIPAKPEVAAPVVPEATEQPALMSEALAAAGQTAGNTANTTAAGASNAGSSAVSAVSGTSAQTTPVASAAPAAAPAASAPNPVAQAAPTYAPNLSQQLFDQMQHQLSRLKVLGQGQHQLKLAINPETFGPVRVAANFHADGTVHLQLLGASEAARDQLRQVLSDLRRDLASTGLQADLDVAENAQEFAQFTGAGTGSSERETGQAGQAGAAGTDGSETEPEDVVSRPKVGDVLKDGTDGSVDMFA
- a CDS encoding flagellar hook capping FlgD N-terminal domain-containing protein; protein product: MPVDAVSAGANPIVDNYTIGANAKAKEDAKTLATTKEMSDAEKQALFLKKMNEGQKTDKAAQTKENPGKLGKDDFMKLLLATLKYQDPTEPMDTAKLLEQTSTMTNMEQMIQMTEASKKSFEAQQRAQGTTMVGKTAVYDAVDADGNAVTTAGKIEAVEFLADGKVLAHIGNQKVDMSDILGIADPTDDTPLDKAIKDAVQAGQKTGAATEPNNPPAASGTATGTTPNQPGATPAPATQTTNQGNNTPAPAAS